Proteins encoded by one window of Mustela erminea isolate mMusErm1 chromosome 7, mMusErm1.Pri, whole genome shotgun sequence:
- the RBPJL gene encoding recombining binding protein suppressor of hairless-like protein → MSPEGGEWGPSVAMDPVRATDPSAPPGPLTHLSLPDSSEARPQSGAHGRSLPGNWTRSSPERVTVLREGVRQCLQQQGAQTVRILHAKVAQKSYGNEKRFFCPPPCVYLAGPGWRVKPVQGQAHQAGETGPTVCGYMGLDGASGSAAETQKLNFEEQPDSREFGCAKTLYISDADKRKHFRLVLRLVHRGGRELGTFHSRLIKVISKPSQKKQSLKNTDLCISSGSKVSLFNRLRSQTVSTRYLSVEDGAFVASARQWAAFTLHLADEHCSQGDFPPREGYVRYGSLVQLVCTVTGITLPPMIIRKVAKQCALLDVDEPISQLHKCAFQFPGDPPGGVGTYLCLATDKVVQFQASPCPKEANRALLNDSSCWTIIGTEAVEFSFSTSMAWTREPVTPVPLLSTLELSGGGDVATLELHGENFHSGLKVWFGDVEAETMYRSPRSLVCVVPDIAAFGSDWRWLRTPITVPVSLVRADGLFYPSAFSFTYTPEYSARPGPPGAPEPAPDADALLESIHHEFTRTNFHLFIQT, encoded by the exons ATGAGCCCGGAGGGCGGTGAGTGGGGCCCGAGTGTGGCCATGGACCCTGTACGGGCAACAG ACCCCTCAGCGCCCCCAGGCCCTTTGACTCACCTGAGCCTTCCGGACAGCTCGGAGGCGCGGCCGCAGAGCGGAGCCCACGGGCGGAGCCTCCCGGGCAATTGGACCAG gtCCTCCCCAGAGCGCGTGACGGTCCTGAGGGAAGGCGTGCGCCAGTGCCTGCAGCAACAGGGTGCGCAGACTGTGCGGATTCTGCACGCCAAGGTAGCCCAGAAGTCCTATGGAAATGAGAAGCG GTTCTTCTGCCCCCCGCCCTGTGTCTACCTCGCAGGTCCCGGCTGGAGAGTGAAGCCAGTGCAGGGCCAAG CCCACCAGGCAGGGGAAACCGGGCCCACGGTCTGCGGTTACATGGGACTGGACGGCGCGTCCGGCAGCGCCGCCGAGACGCAAAAGTTGAATTTCGAAGAGCAGCCGGACTCCAGG GAATTCGGTTGCGCCAAGACCCTGTACATCTCGGACGCAGACAAGAGGAAGCACTTCCGACTGGTGCTGCGTCTGGTGCACAGAGGGGGCCGAGAGCTGGGCACCTTCCACAGCCGCCTCATCAAGGTCATCTCGAAGCCCTCGCAGAAGAAGCAGTCGCTGAAAAACACCGACC TGTGCATATCCTCGGGCTCAAAGGTCTCTCTCTTCAACCGCCTGCGCTCCCAGACCGTGTCCACGCGCTACCTCTCTGTGGAGGACGGGGCCTTCGTGGCCAGCGCACGCCAGTGGGCTGCTTTCACACTCCACCTGG CTGATGAACACTGTTCTCAGGGGGACTTCCCGCCTCGAGAAGGCTACGTCCGCTATGGCTCCCTAGTGCAACTTGTCTGTACTGTCACAGGCATCACACTACCTCCAATG ATCATCCGCAAAGTAGCCAAACAGTGCGCCCTCCTTGACGTGGACGAGCCCATCTCCCAACTGCACAAGTGTGCATTCCAGTTTCCTGGTGATCCTCCCGGAGGGGTGGGCACTTACTTATGCCTGGCCACAGACAAGGTGGTGCAATTCCAG gcctccccctgccccaaggaGGCAAACAGGGCGCTGCTCAACGACAGCTCTTGCTGGACCATCATCGGCACCGAGGCGGTGGAGTTCTCCTTCAGCACCAGCATGGCGTGGACGCGGGAGCCGGTCACTCCGGTGCCCCTCCTCAGCACCCTGGAG ctgAGCGGTGGGGGCGACGTGGCCACGCTGGAACTCCACGGTGAGAACTTCCACTCGGGGCTCAAGGTGTGGTTCGGGGACGTGGAGGCGGAAACCATGTACAG GAGCCCGCGGTCCCTGGTGTGCGTTGTGCCCGACATAGCCGCCTTCGGCAGCGACTGGCGCTGGCTGCGCACACCCATCACTGTGCCCGTGAGCCTGGTGCGCGCCGACGGCCTCTTCTACCCCAGCGCCTTCTCCTTCACCTACACCCCGGAGTACAGCGCGAGGCCCGGCCCCCCGGGCGCCCCGGAGCCCGCCCCCGACGCCGACGCGCTGCTGGAGAGCATCCACCACGAGTTCACGCGCACCAACTTCCACCTCTTCATCCAGACTTAG
- the MATN4 gene encoding matrilin-4 isoform X1, giving the protein MRGLLCSPLLMLLLFLQPWETQLQFAGPRCRTGPLDLVFVIDSSRSVRPFEFETMRQFLVGLLRGLDVGPNATRVGVIQYSSQVQSVFPLGAFSRREDMERAIRALVPLAQGTMTGLAIQYAMNVAFSVAEGARPPEARVPRVAVIVTDGRPQDRVAEVAAQARARGIEIYAVGVQRADVGSLRAMASPPLDEHVFLVESFDLIQEFGLQFQGRLCGKDLCAEGGHGCQHQCVSTPGTFHCACNPGYQLAADNKSCLVVDHCSFGNHSCQHECVSTFGGPRCYCREGHDLLPDGRSCQARDLCNGVDHGCEFQCVSEGLSYRCLCPEGQQLQADGKSCNHGCREGHVDLVLLVDGSKSVRPQNFELVKRFVNQIVDFLDVSPEGTRVGLVQFSSRVRTEFPLGRYGTAAEVKQAVLAVEYMERGTMTGLALRHMVEHSFSEAQGARPRALNVPRVGLVFTDGRSQDDISVWAARAKEEGIVMYAVGVGKAVEEELRQIASEPAELHVSYSPDFGTMTHLLDNLRGSICPEEGIGAGTELQSPCECENLVEFQGRTLGALEKLTQNLAQLTARLENLENQLATQK; this is encoded by the exons ATGAGGGGCCTTCTGTGCTCGCCACTGCTCATGTTGCTGCTTTTTCTCCAGCCCTGGGAAACCCAGCTCCAGTTTGCAG GTCCCAGGTGTCGGACGGGACCCTTGGATTTGGTGTTCGTGATTGACAGCTCGCGCAGCGTGCGCCCCTTTGAGTTCGAGACCATGCGGCAGTTCCTGGTGGGCCTCCTCCGCGGCCTGGACGTGGGGCCCAATGCCACGCGCGTCGGCGTGATCCAGTACTCGAGTCAAGTGCAGAGCGTCTTCCCACTCGGCGCCTTCTCGCGACGCGAGGACATGGAGCGCGCCATCCGCGCGCTGGTGCCGCTAGCTCAGGGCACCATGACCGGGCTGGCAATCCAGTACGCCATGAACGTGGCCTTCAGTGTGGCCGAGGGCGCGCGCCCGCCGGAGGCGCGCGTACCGCGCGTCGCTGTCATCGTGACCGACGGGCGGCCCCAGGATCGCGTGGCTGAGGTGGCGGCGCAGGCGCGCGCCCGGGGCATCGAGATCTACGCGGTGGGTGTGCAGCGCGCCGACGTGGGCTCCCTGCGGGCCATGGCGTCTCCCCCGCTGGACGAGCACGTCTTCCTCGTTGAGTCCTTCGATCTTATCCAGGAGTTTGGCCTGCAGTTCCAGGGCCGGCTGTGTG GAAAGGATCTGTGTGCTGAGGGGGGACACGGCTGCCAGCACCAATGTGTCAGCACCCCAGGGACGTTCCACTGTGCCTGCAACCCTGGCTACCAGCTAGCTGCAGATAACAAGAGCTGTTTGG TCGTTGACCACTGCAGCTTTGGGAACCACAGCTGCCAGCATGAGTGTGTTAGCACCTTTGGTGGGCCACGATGCTACTGCAGAGAGGGCCACGACTTGCTGCCCGATGGGAGGAGCTGTCAGG CCCGGGACCTCTGCAATGGTGTAGACCATGGATGCGAGTTCCAGTGTGTGAGTGAGGGCCTCTCTTACCGCTGCCTGTGCCCGGAGGGCCAGCAACTCCAGGCAGATGGCAAGAGCTGCAACC ATG GGTGCCGGGAAGGCCACGTCGACCTGGTTCTGCTCGTCGATGGCTCCAAGAGCGTGCGCCCGCAGAATTTCGAGCTGGTGAAGCGCTTCGTGAACCAGATCGTGGACTTCCTGGACGTGTCCCCCGAGGGCACGCGCGTGGGGCTGGTGCAGTTCTCGAGCCGCGTGCGCACCGAGTTCCCGCTGGGCCGCTACGGCACCGCGGCCGAGGTCAAGCAAGCGGTCCTGGCTGTGGAATACATGGAGCGCGGCACCATGACGGGGCTGGCGCTGCGTCACATGGTGGAGCACAGCTTCTCCGAGGCGCAGGGCGCACGGCCCCGCGCCCTCAACGTGCCTCGCGTGGGTCTGGTCTTCACCGACGGCCGCTCCCAAGATGACATCTCGGTGTGGGCCGCAAGGGCCAAGGAGGAAG GCATCGTCATGTACGCTGTGGGCGTGGGCAAGGCGGTGGAGGAGGAGCTCCGGCAGATCGCCTCGGAGCCGGCAGAGCTGCACGTGTCCTACTCCCCTGACTTTGGCACCATGACGCACCTGCTGGACAACCTCAGAGGCAGCATCTGCCCGG
- the MATN4 gene encoding matrilin-4 isoform X2 has translation MRGLLCSPLLMLLLFLQPWETQLQFAGPRCRTGPLDLVFVIDSSRSVRPFEFETMRQFLVGLLRGLDVGPNATRVGVIQYSSQVQSVFPLGAFSRREDMERAIRALVPLAQGTMTGLAIQYAMNVAFSVAEGARPPEARVPRVAVIVTDGRPQDRVAEVAAQARARGIEIYAVGVQRADVGSLRAMASPPLDEHVFLVESFDLIQEFGLQFQGRLCGKDLCAEGGHGCQHQCVSTPGTFHCACNPGYQLAADNKSCLVVDHCSFGNHSCQHECVSTFGGPRCYCREGHDLLPDGRSCQARDLCNGVDHGCEFQCVSEGLSYRCLCPEGQQLQADGKSCNRCREGHVDLVLLVDGSKSVRPQNFELVKRFVNQIVDFLDVSPEGTRVGLVQFSSRVRTEFPLGRYGTAAEVKQAVLAVEYMERGTMTGLALRHMVEHSFSEAQGARPRALNVPRVGLVFTDGRSQDDISVWAARAKEEGIVMYAVGVGKAVEEELRQIASEPAELHVSYSPDFGTMTHLLDNLRGSICPEEGIGAGTELQSPCECENLVEFQGRTLGALEKLTQNLAQLTARLENLENQLATQK, from the exons ATGAGGGGCCTTCTGTGCTCGCCACTGCTCATGTTGCTGCTTTTTCTCCAGCCCTGGGAAACCCAGCTCCAGTTTGCAG GTCCCAGGTGTCGGACGGGACCCTTGGATTTGGTGTTCGTGATTGACAGCTCGCGCAGCGTGCGCCCCTTTGAGTTCGAGACCATGCGGCAGTTCCTGGTGGGCCTCCTCCGCGGCCTGGACGTGGGGCCCAATGCCACGCGCGTCGGCGTGATCCAGTACTCGAGTCAAGTGCAGAGCGTCTTCCCACTCGGCGCCTTCTCGCGACGCGAGGACATGGAGCGCGCCATCCGCGCGCTGGTGCCGCTAGCTCAGGGCACCATGACCGGGCTGGCAATCCAGTACGCCATGAACGTGGCCTTCAGTGTGGCCGAGGGCGCGCGCCCGCCGGAGGCGCGCGTACCGCGCGTCGCTGTCATCGTGACCGACGGGCGGCCCCAGGATCGCGTGGCTGAGGTGGCGGCGCAGGCGCGCGCCCGGGGCATCGAGATCTACGCGGTGGGTGTGCAGCGCGCCGACGTGGGCTCCCTGCGGGCCATGGCGTCTCCCCCGCTGGACGAGCACGTCTTCCTCGTTGAGTCCTTCGATCTTATCCAGGAGTTTGGCCTGCAGTTCCAGGGCCGGCTGTGTG GAAAGGATCTGTGTGCTGAGGGGGGACACGGCTGCCAGCACCAATGTGTCAGCACCCCAGGGACGTTCCACTGTGCCTGCAACCCTGGCTACCAGCTAGCTGCAGATAACAAGAGCTGTTTGG TCGTTGACCACTGCAGCTTTGGGAACCACAGCTGCCAGCATGAGTGTGTTAGCACCTTTGGTGGGCCACGATGCTACTGCAGAGAGGGCCACGACTTGCTGCCCGATGGGAGGAGCTGTCAGG CCCGGGACCTCTGCAATGGTGTAGACCATGGATGCGAGTTCCAGTGTGTGAGTGAGGGCCTCTCTTACCGCTGCCTGTGCCCGGAGGGCCAGCAACTCCAGGCAGATGGCAAGAGCTGCAACC GGTGCCGGGAAGGCCACGTCGACCTGGTTCTGCTCGTCGATGGCTCCAAGAGCGTGCGCCCGCAGAATTTCGAGCTGGTGAAGCGCTTCGTGAACCAGATCGTGGACTTCCTGGACGTGTCCCCCGAGGGCACGCGCGTGGGGCTGGTGCAGTTCTCGAGCCGCGTGCGCACCGAGTTCCCGCTGGGCCGCTACGGCACCGCGGCCGAGGTCAAGCAAGCGGTCCTGGCTGTGGAATACATGGAGCGCGGCACCATGACGGGGCTGGCGCTGCGTCACATGGTGGAGCACAGCTTCTCCGAGGCGCAGGGCGCACGGCCCCGCGCCCTCAACGTGCCTCGCGTGGGTCTGGTCTTCACCGACGGCCGCTCCCAAGATGACATCTCGGTGTGGGCCGCAAGGGCCAAGGAGGAAG GCATCGTCATGTACGCTGTGGGCGTGGGCAAGGCGGTGGAGGAGGAGCTCCGGCAGATCGCCTCGGAGCCGGCAGAGCTGCACGTGTCCTACTCCCCTGACTTTGGCACCATGACGCACCTGCTGGACAACCTCAGAGGCAGCATCTGCCCGG